A DNA window from Brassica napus cultivar Da-Ae chromosome C1, Da-Ae, whole genome shotgun sequence contains the following coding sequences:
- the LOC106421542 gene encoding uncharacterized protein LOC106421542, whose product MEKFFETLTCSEESKKKVAVYYLDKDAAEWWESRDRQVGHLVTTWAAFKKEFERKYFTTESKRRLQRQFANLVQGDKTVREYESEFMRLRQHVLRGQDDEETMISNFMFGLKPELENRLAVGNYESLTELVEKATNVEIGLEAEKAASKKCKQHQEVKYGGNQRSFKGKDKEKESGGPSRRSLFTGKCFKCGKIGHKSSEFFGKKPGFFQSNSYNPTCYTCGKKGHISTQCSVNRPIPATPITVHPPPAPPAIAPAPKRQSIGGRVYALELDDTKPPGQSTGPIRGTLHVAGRPTHVLFDSGATHSFVTPEVAAEFVGLFVIDKMDVAVMTPGDQTLQARECIRSVLLSGSIRLWKRSYFVQGERATTISVLRDQSKQVCVFSSCLESENLLKDGEAYLVTVIASEGPTGSGVEIKDIVVVQEFEDVFATLKELPPPRSNAFTINLEPESKPIAKAPYRMAPAELAELKKQLEDLMEKGFIRPSSSPWGVPVLLVKKKDGSMRLCIDY is encoded by the exons ATGGAGAAATTTTTTGAAACCTTGACGTGTTCTGAGGAGTCTAAAAAGAAGGTTGCGGTGTATTACTTAGACAAAGATGCGGCAGAATGGTGGGAGAGTAGGGATCGCCAAGTAGGACATCTCGTCACCACTTGGGCGGCGTTCAAAAAAGAATTTGAACGCAAGTATTTCACCACGGAGTCCAAGCGAAGGCTTCAACGTCAGTTTGCTAACCTAGTACAAGGAGACAAGACAGTTAGAGAATATGAATCTGAGTTCATGCGACTACGACAACACGTTCTGCGAGGacaagatgatgaagaaaccaTGATATCTAACTTTATGTTTGGTCTAAAACCAGAGTTAGAAAATAGACTGGCAGTCGGGAACTACGAGAGTCTGACCGAGCTAGTGGAAAAGGCTACGAATGTGGAGATCGGATTAGAAGCTGAGAAGGCGGCAAGTAAGAAATGTAAGCAGCATCAAGAAGTAAAATATGGTGGAAACCAAAGATCATTTAAGGGTAAAGATAAGGAAAAGGAATCGGGAGGGCCAAGTCGACGATCTCTGTTCACAGGAAAATGCTTTAAATGTGGCAAGATAGGCCATAAGTCAAGTGAATTCTTCGGGAAGAAACCTGGATTCTTTCAGTCAAACTCATACAATCCTACATGCTACACGTGTGGAAAGAAAGGACACATCTCTACCCAGTGCAGCGTCAATCGTCCTATCCCAGCTACGCCAATCACTGTTCATCCTCCCCCAGCTCCACCTGCAATCGCACCAGCGCCAAAAAGGCAATCTATAGGAGGTAGAGTTTACGCTTTAGAACTAGATGATACTAAACCTCCAGGCCAATCTACGGGTCCCATCAGAG GAACTTTACATGTTGCAGGGCGTcccacacatgtattgttcgactctggggcaacacatagttttgtgacccCTGAGGTAGCTGCCGAGTTTGTGGGTTTATTTGTGATTGACAAGATGGATGTGGCTGTAATGACTCCCGGAGACCAAACCCTCCAAGCAAGAGAATGCATCAGAAGTGTTCT GCTATCGGGCTCAATTAGATTGTGGAAAAGGTCGTATTTTGTTCAAGGAGAACGGGCAACGACAATTAGTGTTTTACGGGATCAGTCCAAGCAAGTATGTGTCTTTAGTAGCTGTCTTGAGAGTGAAAATTTGCTTAAGGATGGAGAAGCGTATCTGGTAACAGTAATTGCTAGTGAAGGACCCACTGGAAGCGGAGTCGAAATTAAGGATATTGTGGTAGTACAGGAGTTTGAGGATGTATTTGCAACGTTGAAAGAGTTACCTCCACCTCGGAGTAACGCTTTCACAATTAACTTGGAACCTGAATCGAAGCCGATAGCAAAGGCTCCCTACCGCATGGCACCTGCAGAGTTAGCAGAGTTGAAGAAACAGCTTGAAGATTTAATGGAGAAAGGATTCATAAGACCTAGCTCTTCACCATGGGGAGTTCCGGTCTTATTAgtcaagaagaaggatggtagcatgcggcTTTGCATTGATTATTGA